GGAAGAATTGGTGCAGTGTTCACGTTGGTGGCATGGGCCGAGTTGGTTGTCCTACGGACAAGAGAAGTGGCCCCATGATCAACCGGCGATGAAGGAAGGCGAGGTTGACATCGAAGAGCGACTGGCAGTCTCCCACATTGTCACTACATCTACGATGTGTGATTTTAGCACTGTGATACTGTTCGCCAAATACTCAAGGTATGGCAAGTTACGGAGAGTCGTGGGTTTCTGCTTGCGGTTCATCACAACGCTTAGGGCAACCAAGGCATCATCGTGCAAGCGCGTTAAGACAAAGGCGGACATCAAGACGTTGCTGCACTCCGTTCCACCGCTTACAGCAGTGGAGCTACAGCAAGCCGAGCTGCGTTTGTGGCAGGTAGCACAACAGGAGTCGTTCGCGGAAGAGCTGGTCGACCTACAACGAGGGAAGCAGGTTAGTGCGAGATCGAAGCTGAAGTGGTTGTCCCGATACATCGACGCACAGGGTGTGTTACGTGTCGGTGGCCGGCTAGGTAATGCCAACATCCCGGAGGCAACGAAGCATCCGACAGTCCTTGCAGCATCACATCGTCTGTCAGTGCTATTGGCAGAAAGGGTCCATCAGCAGGAGATGCACGCCGGACCACAAGCAATGTTAACCATACTGCGGCAGAAGTTTTGGTTGATTGGAGGCCGAAATATGGTAAAGCGTGTGTATCACCAGTGCCACACTTGCTTTAGAAACAAGCCGACGTTGGTGAAACAGGCGGTAGCGGATTTGCCTGAGTCGCGGGTAACACTAACGAGACCGTTTGCGGTGAGTGGGGTGGATTATTGCGGTCCGTTCTTGTTGAAGTCTACCATCCGCAATCGCAGTCCCACCAAGGCGTATATCGCAATATTCGTCTGCTTTGCGACCAGGGCAGTTCATATCGAACTGGTGAGTGATCTCACATCGACTGCATTTTTGGCTGCATTACGTCGTTTTGTCGCGCGAAGAGGGAAGGTTGCTGAACTGCATTCAGATAATGCAACAACATTCAAGGGGGCAGCGCATGAACTGCATCGTATATATAAGATGCTGAAAATCGATGAGGCTGATAGGAGAGGGATTTTGGGAAGCGGCGGTAAAATCGGCCAAAAAGCACCTTCAAAAAACAATAGGAGTTAGTAGCATTACACAGGAGCATATGCTTACCATTTTAGCTCAAGTCAAGCAATGTCTTAATTCTCGCCCGTTGGTACCGTTATGCGACGAAACAACTGATTTGGAAGCATTAACCCCGGCTCATTTTCTGATAGGTTGTAGTATGCAGGCAGTACCGGAGGTTGATTTAAGTAAGCTTTCTTCCAAACGGTTAAAAGAGTACCAATTAGTGCAAAAGCATTTACAAGGAATTTGGTCCCGGTGGTACCCGGAATatttgcagcagctgcaagCCAGAGCAAGGCACGCAAACAATGCGCCGGTCAAGCTAGAAATAAATCAGCTAGTTATAGTAAAGGAAGATAACGTTCCACCTACCGTTTGGCCGAAGGGGCGTATAACTGCTTTACATCCGGGTAAAGACGGTGTAGTTAGAGTAGTTACACTACGAACAGGCACGGGAAAGGAAATAGTCAGAGCAGTAAATAGGATCGCATTGCTACCTAATCCCATTGAgcagttctcaaagtgttcgtgttctttccaatcatgctaccaacacatccaaagatatttgtttctttcgtttctcgttttctttcatgcatagacacgatcgcaaatacgcacttattcaaacaacaaacacaaacacggtcattttttatttcattaaacactttattgaaacataaagtacactttcacaacacatttagaatccttcatactcacgaatggcgtcatactgtaaagtaccgggtcgagccaggctgcgggaaacttgtcgacaatctgcgttgcctctgttcagcaaattcttgcCTGTTgatgcacgcactgcatgtgcgtctgtgaacattgtttattcacttcacactttaccaaaacacaccggcgcacgagactttgaacgaaatgcgcacaagcacacaaacactgcgcgcgggacttagaacaaaacgcgcacaaccatctccggcaaagcgtcgcgctgtactggtggttttgtacgtgTAAGAGGGGTGatatacggagcgatggttcgatgctgtagtgtaagcgagacaacacgatgtgacgagcagctccaagttgttgagctcgctggaagaaaacacacacattcacagacggctcgtcaaagcacggtatttgtattggtgttagtgaagcgcgcgtgtaaaacagaatgcgagctctcatcgcagcgcgtttctcctagcttcctcaagcttcgtCATACCCCttggcctgaatcactcagaatttggggtctcattgtttgcgtggtggtATATTCGAGCGCTTgcgcatgagtgcaagcaagcgcggtataaaggatagagggagaaaaacgattattttgctccaagcttTCCACTTTTGTTCCGCTGGGTATTTACGCTATAAACCCCTTCTTAGCATTTCGCATTGTACATTATACGGTCAGATTGATCCATTTTTAGGAGCACTGTCATCGATTTACCTAACCTTACCAATTATTCGACATCAATCTCTCATTCTTCCAAATTTTTTCCCGTCTACACAATTCCTCAttctattatttgttttaattgtaagaacaacatgcccgtcatgagttcaagccccgaatagaccgtacccccatacgtaggactgactattctgctatggtaacaaaaagtcactgaaagccaagcccacttcacttgtgggcacaggcaggccttgaccggcaacaaTTATAGtgccgaagaagaagagaagaacaaCAATTATAAACTTCTAACGATAAACTAATGATactaataaaattaatgacGCTTTCTCAATCGTTGTAAATAAGGTTGTTATCTCGCCGAGGTTTGAAGTGCTATTGTTTATTCCCTTTCAAATTCACTGCTCTTCTAATTCTTCTTATTTATAATTACGATCTAATCCTTTCTGTACTAATTATCCTAGTTGTCCTAATTCTAATTGTGCCATGCACATTGCCTACCGTAAGGcgtcaacaaaaataaaataataataacaaactacttttgtttttttagaatACCATTGTACATAGGGGTTTTGATAACTGTATTAGATACACTTTCCTTCTTGTTTTTGGATAAGTACAAACTGAGACGTCTGGAACtattttttggatttttgatcactACAATGGCCGTATCGTTTGGTTATCAGGTAATCATTTTTCAATACgtataaaagaaaatgaaacaggCGTAAAACGTAAatcacattattttttttgtgccataGTACATCGTTACTGATATACCGCAAATCAGTGTAATTGAAGGAATGTTCCTACCTTGGTCTTCTGATTACCGTCCCGGTACACTGCTGCAGGCTGTGGGTATAATCGGTGCCGTTATCATGCCGCACAACTTATATTTACATTCAGCGCTTGTAAaggtaaaaaatatacattcaATGCAGCCCGACCAaagatttgaaataattgtagagtttttttttcttttaagtcTCGTGCGATCAATCGAAACGATGTTAAGGAAGTGAAAAAAGCAAATCGTTATTACTTTATAGAAGCATCGATTGCCCTTGCGGTATCCTTTGTCATTAACGTGTTTGTAGTGTCCGTTTTCGCTCATGATGTGTATGGAAAGACTAATCAAGACGTGGTAAGTAGACTGCAACTAAACTTCCGTAAAGCGAGTGCTTTAAAACttcgtaaaaaataaaagcagtaGCTGATAATTTAGTACACACCACATGATGCAGttccaaaatgttttcaaataacTTTTATAGATTGACGCTTGCAGTAATTCATCATTTGGGGATGACATTATATCTGCATTTATAGCAAATAATTATACAGCCGATATCAACATTTATAAAGGCGGATTAGTACTTGGATGTTTTTATGGTGGACTATCGATGTACGTGTGGGCTATTGGTATACTAGCAGCCGGACAAAGTTCTACCATGACTGGCACATACGCAGGACAATTTGCTATGGAGGTAAACTTGGTGATCGTTCAAAGAATTTATTAATCTAACACAACAttatcttacagggttttcttaACCTGCAATGGGCACGTTGGAAACGTGTATTGTTCACCAGAACAGTGGCAATTATGCCTGCGTTTTATGTTGCTTTCTTCAGTAGATTGGAAGATTTAACTAAAATGAACGATATATTGAATGCCGTGATGGCTTTACAGCTTCCATTCGCTGCGATACCTACAGTCGCCTTTTCTTCAAGTGTAGGTATGTTGTTTTATGAATAATATTTCCAAATATGTAATAATTATGGGTCAGTTTTTTTAAGAGTCGGATtgatccgattccgagcttAGTCGGATTGATCCAATTCGAAGTGACTCTAACAATTAAGTGGGGAGAGGGTTGGGCATGCATCACAGAAGGATTTGATTCCGGAATGGGATGTACTCGTCTGGAATCGGTCGGAATTggccggaatcgttcggactCATCGAGTCCACGATAAAACGTCGATTGAGCACGTACGagaatttttttatgacataaATATTGGGGGAGGGAGAGACTGGTCACGGAAGAGTCTAGATCGGACCCAATCGGACACAATCGTACTCTGTATCTTCGTTGCAGAATCAAATTCGATTTTAATACGGAGTCgtactttgtttttttccgcTATTTCACTACGGATTATCCGTCACGACCATGTAATATATCTGTACTTCATGATTGCTATCTCTTTTCTATATATTAAATAGCATTGATGAAAGAAGACTTTGTGAATGGCAGGTAAGCTTATATATTACACCTTATGTTgttaattatgatttaaaatattgttataCCTTTCCGTTTTGCAgacttgaaaaaaatatttctatcACACTCAGTTTTACTGTTATTGGTATAAACCTTTATTTTATTGTGGCCAATTTAGAGCAAGTAAATTTAACGCCTTTGATGATCTTTAGCGTTGGTAAGTTAATCAATGCTTTACTGATTTAACTTTAACACAGACATATTGACACAGATAAATTTCTTGCGttttttccagtttttttCGGTATGTTTTACATAGCTTTTAATTTGTATCTTCTATTGCATATGATGGTAAATTTAGGAAATAAAGCAGTAGCTTCAAATTGGGTAAGTTTCATTATTTCGTGATATATTATATAAGATATACTTCCtcctgaacaaaaaaagaaaaacatttttttctcttttaggTTATAAAGCGGTTTGTTTTGGATAATAGccatttgttttcaaatcTGAATGGCAATGGAATGTAAAGCGTAATAAtaaaggaatgtttttttgcaatacaGAGAATGTACTAGATGTGACTAGAAATCGTACTGATATGAGATGTTGCGACTAAGTAGTTACAATTATGAtaatgtttcttcttttttcgtgGATTCATAACGGATGTACAGCAACTGAAAGTAAAACGTATTGGGCTattcattgaaataaattaattttgaattataaactgttaataaaataaacatacttTTACGTTACCATCATTCATCCAGTGTAGTTTTTCTTTACCCAATCAACAAAAAGGAagttattggaaaactttcgtgtgtgccaaaacgagagagcatgtttttttttcaactacaTTTTCGACGATGGCAAAACGCTACTTGTGTAGCCTGACAAAAAATGAATGCATAACGAAATACAGGTGAAGAGGAAACCTGTATCTTTCAACACGCTCACATGCATCTTCATGTGGATTCCGCTGGTCAACTACCCATCCTCGATCTGATCTCGAttggttatttttatatattgtttattgtttattgtttattggtttattgtttattgtttattgttgtgtttattgtttattgtttatattgtttattgtttattgtttattgtttattgtttattgtttattgtttattgtttattgtttattgtttattgtttattgtttattgtttattgtttattgtttattggtttattgtttattggtttattgtttattgtttattgtttattgtttaaattgtgtttaattgttattgtttaaatTGTTCTTATCTATCCTAACTTGATGCAAATATCACTCATtaatacggttacggaaaattacggaacaatttattttgtacaatttattAATATACTAAACCACACAATCCTCACAGAGTCTGGATGCGGATTCTCGATATTGGTTTCGTTAACATGTCAGCAAGCATTTCTTCAGTCGGACAATACACAAATTTCACTATCCCGAGTTTCTTCAAATGTTTCGCAAAGTGGTACCTAGTATCAATGTGTTTCGTCCGATTGCTATATTTCTCTGATTCTAACATCTGCTAACAGCTTTGATTATCTTCATAcatgataatttttaaatgttcttctccaagatttttcaacaaattttgtagccaaatttcattttgtgaCGCTTCAGATAACGAAATAAATTCTGCTTCTTATCAACCGCAACACAGGTCTGTTTTCTACAACTCCAAGATATTGTTCCAccacaaaatttaaatatgtatCCGCTGTTTGATTTCCGATCAACTCTGCATTCCGCCCAATCTGCATCTGCGTAGCCAAAAAGTCCAGAATCTGTATTGCAATCGGAAAGACGAAACTTTAGATCTGTTTGAATTTctatgtttatatttatttgaattaaattttattatggcATGAATTATGGGATTATGATAACGGGATTAGAAACAGACAACACTTGAAGGCTACAATATAACCAGGGAAATAGATGAGGATGAGATGAACCATGTAATGAATTAGAGCAtgtacaaatgaactcaaacgGACAAGTGAATACACATTAGCAAAGTGAAAGTTCAACCGCTTACACGTTATTTTCTAATTCCCAAAATATCACAAGTTTTCCTCTAATTTCACACCCGGTGTAATTTTCtacatttggtccttcgaaccggatcgtGAAAGGAAGCACTACGTGCAGTGAAAATTTGTGTACGGGCACTACGTGGCCTTAATTTTTGGAAAAACGGCACTCCGTGACCGTTGGTGTGAACCAAAGCGTGGACTAATTCGTTTGCTATCCGTTGTGTTGCGCAAACCACAACGTGGGTTGCCCCGCTATCACGGGAAAATCTGACTTTAGTGTGCTGTGAttcttgtttcgttttttccgTGTGGATGAAACATTTCGTGCGTGCGTATTCTAGTTCGTGAGAAAAGTGACGCCGACCGTTGGAACCATTGCGAAAACCGCCATCCTTGTAAGCAACCATCAGCGCATCAAGCTCGCGCCAATCGTGATCGTCGTTGCGTACAACTTTCGTGCAAGCTGTGCGAAGTCAGTGAACTTTCGCgccaatttttaaaataaaaatggagaaGAAGTTGAAATCGGTGCAACTGAAAAGGCATCAAGCGGTCGAATTGGTGAAAAGTATCGAACAGTCTACGATCGGCTACATCGAGGAAAATGCCAGTGAAATACCAGTGTGTGAAATACCAGGCAAATGCAAAAGTGATGGAACTCGATGAGGAGGCCACAGATGCGAGTGTAAGTGAGCGGTGTGATATGGATACACGGTATCGTCGCGTTAAGGGCTTTCTTCTACGAAAGCAACCACCTCCTACGGCCGCGCAAAATATGTCGAATGAGTCGATGCTATTAGCGAGCTCGACACTCAATAGTTCAGTGCTCAATAGTTCAATAGGTGCAGTGAATTTGCGGCTTCCAAAAATCGAATTGCCTACGTTCGATGGCGATTCCACCAAGTGGTTAACGTTCCGTGACCGATTTGTGGCGATGATCGACAGTGCCAGTGAGATACCGAACATAATGAAGCTGCAATATCTGCTGTCCTCGTTGAAGGGCGaggttggtttgcttttttgagcACACCACGTTGACAGCAGACAATTACGAGGTGACGTGGGCTGCCTTGCTGAAGCGGTACGACAATCCGCGTACGCTGATCCGGGAGTACTATCGGAAGATTCATCACCTGCCAGCAGTGAGCTGTGACAACGTGGACGATTTGGCGCTGCTCGTCGATGAATTCACGCGGCACGTGAACGGTCTGAAGAAGCTCGACGAACCGGTGGACACCTGGGACATGCCACTCGCCAACCTGCTTCTGATGAAGCTGGATTCGTCGACCATTCTGGCATGGGAGAACCACTCAgcgcaacataaaaaagataagtACAAGGAATTAGTACACTTTTTGCAAGATCGTGTACGAATATTAAAATCATCGCGCGAGTTTTCCAATAACAGTGACGGCAGTTTGAGGGTGGCAATCCTGCAAATGCGAAAGGACGTACAGCAACGCCGTGAAGTAGCCACCCGTGAGCGACTATGTTGGAACTGCCTCAATCGCAGTCACCATGTGAGGGATTGTCGTTCCGCGTTTAAATGCACTACGTGCAACGCACGCCATCACTCCTTGCTGCACGTAACGCCAATTGTCACAATGGCTGCGCAGTCGGATGATGAAGTGGTTCTGCTGGAAACAGTCCAACTACAACTGGTCGATGATCACGGCAATAAACATACAGCACGAGCACTATTAGATTCCGGATCAATGTGCAACTTTATCTCCGAATCTATGGCCCATCGACTGTTGACACCGCTTCCCAAAGTAAGCATTGCTGTATCGGGTATAGGGCAAATCAAACAGCACGTGAAGGGTTCCATCACAGCGACCGTTCGATCGCTAGGAGAAGACTTTCATTCGTCAATGGAATTTCTAGTGCTCAAGACTCCGTCGGCTGAAATTCCAACAATTCCCTTAAATATTGCGAAATGGAACATCCCGAACGTACAGTTGGCAGACTCGTCTTTCCACGTTCCGGGAAAGGTCGATGTTGTAATCGGTGGAAACACGTTCTGGAAGATACACACAGGAAGGAAACAGTCACTGGGTAACGGAAGGCCATGGCTGATAGAAACTGCGTTTGGATGGGCGGTCTCGGGGAATACTTCCCAACTTGCTGGCTCCAATCTACGATTGTGTCACACGGCCGCCAACGAAGGTGCCATCGAAAGCTTGCTCCAGCGGTTTTGGGAGGCTGAGAGTATCATGGAGAATCCTGCCTTGTCAATTGAGGAGGACATGTGCGAAAAACATTACGTAGCTACCACGAGCCGTAATGCACAAGGTCGCTACATTGTGTCCTTGCCGCGAAGCCCCAAACCAGAAAGAACGCTGGGTTTGTCAAGAGAGATAGCAGATCGTCGTTTACTGGGTGTAGAACGTCGACTGAAGGCCAATCCTGAAATGGAAAGGGaatatattaaatttatgAGAGAGTATGAGTCGTTGGGACACATGGTCAAACTCACGGAACCCGTTGATGACAACAAACCACATTgctacattccacatcacgcGGTAGTCAAAGAGACCAGTACAACAACCAAGGTGCGTGTTGTTTTTGATGCATCCTGCAAAACAACATCTGGCTACTCGCTAAACGATACTCTGCTGATTGGTCCAACAGTGCAGGATGATCTGCTTACAATCATCCTACGCTTTCGAAAACACGCTGTCGCAATAGTGGCAGACGTAGAGAAAATGTACCGGCAGATTCGTCATTGTGAAAACGATCTAAATCTATTGCGCATACGCTTCTGTGAATGTCCCTCCGATCCCATTTCCACGTATGAGTTGCAAACGGTGACCTACGGTACCGCAACAGCACCATTTCTAGCCACTCGAACGCTACAACAAATTGCGCACGaccacaaacaacaatacCCTTTGGCAGTCGACTCAGTGCTACATGATTTTTATGTGGATGATTTGTTGACAGGAGCAGATGATGTAGTAGAGGCCGTTGGAATGCGAACGCAAATTTCGCAAATGCTTGAATCGGCAGGTTTCCTCTTGAAGAAGTGGGCATCGAATGTCTCCGAAGCGCTTGAAGGAGTTCCGAGCGACGATCTAGCGATCAAACCACTTCTACACTGGCAAGAAGATCAAGCGATTTCAACATTGGGCTGGGTTTGGGAACCGTCTAACGACATGCTACGATTCAGAGTCGACCTTCCACCACCAGCTCGAGAGCTTACGCGAAGTTTGGTCTTGTCTTACACGGCCAGAATCTTCGTTCCCCTAGGCCTACTAGGGCCAACGGTAATACTTGCCAAAATGTTTCTGCAGCGATTATGGGGGTTGAAGCAAGACGGTAAAACGCTAGATTGGGATCGATCACTACCAATTGACCTTCAAGAGGAATGGAGAAAGCTGCACAATACATTGTACTCGCTACGCGAATTATGAGTGCCTCGGTTTGTTTCACAATCCGGCACAGAAGACCTGCAGCTACATGCATTCGCTGATGCTTCACAAGGAGCATATGGAGCATGCTGTTATGTACGAGCAGTATCCGCAAGAGGCATCCAGGTCAGATTACTAGCTGCCAAGTCCAAGGTGGTAGCGTTAGCAAATACGAACTCAATCGCCCGGTTGGAGTTGTGTGCAGCACGGCTAGCAGTACACCTTTTTCAGAAGGTGGTTTCTGCACTCAAGGTGTCAGCTACGGCTATCTGTTGGACAGATTCGATGACAGTAATGCACTGGCTGAACTCATCACCGCGTCGCTGGAAACCATTTGTGGCCAACAGGGTGGCACAAATAAAGGAAGAAACGCGTATCTCCAGCTGGCGTCATGTTCCTGGAGTTGATAACCCAGCGGATGACATCTCGCGCGGGCTGAATCCGGAAGAATTGGTGCAGTGTTCACGTTGGTGGCATGGGCCGAGTTGGTTGTC
This DNA window, taken from Anopheles merus strain MAF unplaced genomic scaffold, AmerM5.1 LNR4000116, whole genome shotgun sequence, encodes the following:
- the LOC121601545 gene encoding protein Malvolio-like, with the translated sequence NERYIECRDGFTASIRCDTYSRLFFKCRIPLYIGVLITVLDTLSFLFLDKYKLRRLELFFGFLITTMAVSFGYQYIVTDIPQISVIEGMFLPWSSDYRPGTLLQAVGIIGAVIMPHNLYLHSALVKSRAINRNDVKEVKKANRYYFIEASIALAVSFVINVFVVSVFAHDVYGKTNQDVIDACSNSSFGDDIISAFIANNYTADINIYKGGLVLGCFYGGLSMYVWAIGILAAGQSSTMTGTYAGQFAMEGFLNLQWARWKRVLFTRTVAIMPAFYVAFFSRLEDLTKMNDILNAVMALQLPFAAIPTVAFSSSVALMKEDFVNGRLEKNISITLSFTVIGINLYFIVANLEQVNLTPLMIFSVVFFGMFYIAFNLYLLLHMMVNLGNKAVASNWVIKRFVLDNSHLFSNLNGNGM